The genomic DNA AGTGAAAGATGTACACTTTTTACTACATTAACATGCTGAGATATCAAAACAACCTATTTTTTTACTATCATTGAGCATGAAATATGCTGTTTTTATATACAGATAATTCTGTGTTCACTGTTAGGTAGGGATCTTGAATCAGgcagaaaaaaatctccattctCACCAGGTTGTGTATTGATTCATCTTCTCTACTACCAGTAAACAAATGTGTTGTAGACATAGGGTACATCTGCTCAAGGATAAAATAGCATGGCTGGAGTTGGCTCAGGTCAGTAGCCTTCAACTTGTAAGGCTAAAAAtgtctgtgtagacatttgggcttgggctggatccTAGGCTCAAAGTGGAAGGTCctagagcctgagtcagctgcaaTTGGCCAGACATGGGGCAGGGTTCCCTGTGCAGATGTAACCATAGTGGTTTTGTGTCTATTTTCATTAATGGAATTTGTAAAATATCTAGAAAGCTACTAATTATATACTCATTCAGAAGACACTATCCTATTCAAACAAGTACCTTGTGGCAAGTATAGCAGTAACTGCTTAATACCTTAAGACCTAATAGCAAATAAAAGTTGATATAGCACTTAATTTCCTCAGCTAGTCAAATAAGTCACCTAAAATGGAAGCAGCTCAGTGAAGTGTGTATTTATACTATCAAAGGCCACTGGCTGTGAAGGTCTCTGGCTGGTATAAGTATCTAATCATGTACTTTTATACCACAGGAGAACTCACCTAGCACATCTTTTTATGCCACAACATCaaaattgtttattatttaaatgttCTTAATGGGTTAGCTGAGTTGCTAGTTTATCAAGTTAATGTTACTAAATACTGCTTAGACCtgtgcttctcaaactgggggttgggacccctcagagggtcacaagCTAtcaacctgcaccccaaacccatgtCAATCGATATTTGCCTGAGTAGAGAACAGAGAACTGAGTGTCTTGCTGTAGCAAGAGACCCACATTTGAAATAACACTGGGTGTTTGTAATACTATGAGAATCTATATGAATCCAGTATGCACATGAAAGTTTTCAGcctccactgaaatacagccacctctgggtttGAAGGAAGTAGCTCTTCAACAGCACACAACAttccactttgcatccagcatttataattgtgttaaagtGTTTGTTTTATAAGCAAGTCTGAGTGCAACCAGCCTATGTGAAAGGGAGCACtagtacaaaactttgagaaccactggcttagagtaTCTAATGAAAAGCAGACCCAGAAGAAACAATTGAATGGAAAGATAAATGGTCtacacattctcctcctccaaaTCTCTTAGATTGAGGGAggttaattaaaacaaatgtggTAGGACCACACCTGCAGTATTCATTGCAACCTGGAGCCTAGGCATAGCATGTTGAAGAGCTGCATGTGCTTAGTTTTCAGTGATCAGTGTTCAAATTGTTCACTGCTCCTGCATAAGGTCACCTaactggtgggggggggtgctTATGCCATCCCTTCTATTTGAAGAATGAGTTCAGACCATAAGAAGGGGTTAAAACTAACGTTTAGGCACCTGTCCTCCAGGGATGATGTACAAGGTATTTTATTCAGATGTGAAGGTACAGACAGCTGGCTGAAATGCATATCAGGTGTTCTTTTCATGTTGTTATTACTCAGTGTGGAACTCAAAAGCTTGAGCTAACTAGTGCTGTGAAGAAAACCCTTAACTAATTAAGCTAGGTAGGAGAATAGAACCTGGAAGCAGTAAAGGAAAGAATGAAGCCATTCCCAATTAAAGTGAGTGCTGCCCCTGTGTTGCTACTGCTAACTGTAGGTGAAGTGGTCAGAACCATTCTGTACTCAGACatgtccatcactgtaaatggacagacttcaggcagtggaccacttcacgtacctgggcagtaccctttcccgagCAGTGTCAATCGAAGTAAACTGccgaattgctaaagccagctctgcatttggccgattgCACTCCAACATCTGGGAACGTTGAGGGATCAGCCTACCACCGAAGCTGAAGGTCTACTGAGCAGCagtgcttccaactctgctgtatgCCTGCGAGACATGGGCTGTCTATCAgagtcatgcacgaaggctcaatcacttccacatttcctgtctgcgaaagcttcttaaaaatcagatggcaggacaaagtgccggatactgaagtccttaccagagccagtctgctgtCAGTTCAGACACTGCTGATgggagcccagaccagatgggctggacatgtcatgagaatgtcagacgagtgcattcctaaacagctcttctatggagaactcacccagggaaagcgctcccatggaggacaaaagaagcagttcaaggacacgctgaagacctctctgaagtccctcaaGATCAATAccaccacatgggaaaccctcgcactgaacTGTCCAGCATGgtgcagcctcattcacacaggcagtaatatctCTGAGGCAaggcgtactgctgaggctgaaagaaagcgtgagtTACGCAAGTCCAGGGCTGCCCGCACATCAACAGTGCCATCACGTCTGCCCGATGTGTGACAGGATGTTCCATGCCCAAATTGGACTGATCAGTCATCGTTGGATGCACAGAGCCTGGTCATTGAACAAATGAGTTTTTGAGGTCTTTGACAATGATGGACAAACATCCATCCACTAACTCGGCTACAAGGAACTAAATGAGCACAATAAGTGTAGTCTAACACATTTGCTTCTGTCCTCAGTGACTCGGGAATTAGACATTGTAGGATTGAGGGACAGGTTTTAACAATGCTCTATTTATACTTCCTTTAATCAGCAGGCCAGTTTGTTGCCACTATTAAACATTTAATTGTAGCTTGAAACACTTCATTATAAACCAAGTGTCAGATAGTGTCATCTGCCTATAGCCTTAACTACCCATGCAAATGTTGAGTGCAGGCAATTTGCACTCTCTAGCAGTTTATCCCTATGGGTGCAAGTCACACTACactgggggcagaaaggggtAGAACCCCTTCCTGAACCCTGTTGTGGAAATTTTATCCATGCTATAGAATGCCAGCTGTTAAACACACATTACATCAACCTTCTAAACAGCAGTTTGTGTGCAGTGCTTGTTTTACTCTTGTAGTTTAGTCTTCAGTATGAACTGCATCCCCTGACTAATTTGTAGCCATCAGAAAATAAAAACGTCTTTTTCTGAATTTGTTTATTTATAGGTAATGTGTTCAAAATGACTGTACACAGTATTGGCTTCAGCTGCCTCTAAATTTCACTGGCTCTGACTAACACAGCAGTCTTACTTAGCCTATGCCAATGTGtttgagcaatttaaaataaaacaaatgagaaGAATTAACTACATAAGACTGCAGTAGAAACACCATACCGTAGTTTATATGATGACTGATGAAGTACAGTCTGGGTTCACTCCCACTGAGATTGTCAGTCTCAACCTAGCCACCAGCAGAGCATGCCCACATCCATACACCACAGCTTACTTAATTACAAAGCAGCAAGCACAACAGCATTTAAAATTTTCAAGAACTGCACAAACttacacacttttttaaaatcagaccaACTAGTTAACCTGATGCCCACATCTGTTTTCTAAGCACATGTCCATTGCTGGCAATGGACATACCAGCAGAAGCAGGCACCATAAGATATTAAAACAAATCAGGTTCTAATACCCTGAACTTAAAGATTAAATAATTTTGTAGAAGCCAGCTATAGAATGCAAGTCTCTAATGACTAACTTCAGCACTCCTTTTTCTCTGAACTTCTGAGAATAAGCATTTGCTGTCACACCCAGCCAGTGACTCCTCATCCTTTGCAGCCAGGCTTGCTACTTTCCTTGCAACCTCTCAGCTTGATTAGAGCTAGAGTATAACTTAACTATATATAAAGTATTTCAAAAATACTAAGACACAGGTTTACAATATAAATCTTTGACTCCTGGGGCCAAATCTTCCTAGCATGTTTATTTCTTGTGTCCTTTTGTCAGGAATAGGGCATGTCCAATACACTAGCTCCAAAGAGAACATTCAGAGAAGTGTAGGTTCAAATTCCTTCAATTTTGCACTCAAGCTAAATATATTAACATATATATTATGTGGTGAAAACAAGACAGAGCCAAAAGGCTGCAAGATATCAGAGAGAAGTGTAACATGCACCATTTGAATTGGCCTAAATGCTCAATATTTACTGAAGGCTGACTCTGAAAACAAGGCAACATGAATTGTCAATAGTAGCCCTAACTTGCTTAAAATTTCTCCTATAAAAATCTGTATTTAACTCCATCTAATTAAAGTTCCAATGCAGTTCTTGCACCCTTTGTTACTCACagcatgggaggagggagaggaatacaACAAACTGACTGATTTTATATCCACCTCACCCACACCACTGAACCTAAAGTACTCTTATGAAAACCAATATCATAGTAATTAATCACTGAGCTTGGCTAGAAAAGTCATTTAGTGACCTGGCAAGAGGACATGATCTAAACATAATCATGCAGAACAAGGTACGGTCTACTACATGGGCAGCACGCACGCACATATTTACAACTACATTTTAGTCTGGAATACTGTTAGTTTCAACAAGTGGTGAAATGAACTGAAGCCTTCAGAGGAGAAGCACAGCTCAGTCAAAGTCACGGTTTGTAAGAACCAGTGGAGCCACCAGAGTCCACACATACAGCACAATGCCAATCCAGCTGGAAGATATCTTCACCCAGACAGATGGCCATTTACTAATCATCGTCTCATAGGAAGAGTCAGGactgaaaaagaggaaaaaaaaaaaaaaatagttacagGGAGAGTCACTTACCTGTGATTTTTTGTTCTCTGAAGGTAGATGGGTGTAATAGATTACAACTGTGCCTCAGGCTCATGATAGGTTGGGTTTGATTTAGCTCAAAGTTTTAAACCCCTAGAATACCTTCCCTGTTCTTCAGGAAGCACAAGCAAGCCTGCATGACAATTCCATTACCAATAACTGCTTTTCCTCTGTTCATTTCAAACACAGGCTGATTCATTAGTGGTTATTGATTATTACTGATTTAAAGAACGGGGATTGTAAGATTTAGTTCAACAAGCAGACATAATAGAATCAAGGTTATTATGTTCAATGTCTGTTTGGGAACCTGTGTGTGCACACCAGAGAAAGCTTTGCTATGCCCACAGTGTAACTACTTTTATTAGCTCAATTAGTAAAGACAAAAAGAGATagcaaaaatataattaaggTGATATCTTAACCATTCCTCACACGTAAGCTCATATTTACACCCTTCCTTGGGGATCTGGTGGTAAGATGCACGGGTCCAGCCCTCTAACCTGGCATACCAAACAAGTCTGATGGTCCAGGTCTCCCTCTTACATGGTGGTCTCACCTATTATGGGCTTGAAAATTCCTGTCACACCGGTACGTGTACTAAAGGATGCatctcttttaagacatctgaaaataTAACTTGAATCCGCAAAACCGTAGTATCTTGCATATTCATTACTAATACAATATCTCAAGTGTGTGTACCTGTACCAGTTGGTGAGGGTCATCATGATATACAGTGAGGCCAGGAAAAGCATGAAGTGAAAGAAGGAATAACTGTAAGTAACTCCATCCCTTTCATTATCTACAGCACGGTGGCTATCATCTCCATCATCCAAAGAGCCATCACCTCTGGGTACCCCATCTTCTATCAGTGTTGATTCATCATTAGTCAGCGTCAGTTTGTTAACCTGGTTGTTACTGGATGTCCGGATGCTGTGTTTGATGGGAATGAATACAGTacattatcaaaataaaaatcaaattgtagTAATCTGGGCTTTAGCAGTAGCAGAAGTCACTTAAATCCCAATTAATTCATCTCACCTTGAATACAGAACACACAGCAAAAACAGAATAAGTCCTACAATTCCTTGTGCATCCCACCACTGGACGACCTGACCTTGGCTTGGAATGGTGGTGGTGTTGTAACCGATTATGTGCAGCAAGCTTGGATTGCACTTCCTTTCTGAGTTGGGAAGATTACATTAGAAATCAAACAAAAGAAGGACAGAGTAAATGGttatgcaatatatttttatttccacaCTGAACACACAGTAATACAAGGAATTTTCATGTCCAACGTAAATGCAGAAGTTTTGCAAGTTCAGAACTTTGTGAAACAAAACAATGATTTGAAGATCATGGATAagacaaaaaaaggaaagcaagCTAGTGATAATTATGTCACGTCAATACAAGACAGGTGTTAGGAGACAAGGAAATACTCTGAAGTTAACATTTCTTCATTTAAAAGATGTATGAAGTCCTGTTACATTCCTTTACTGAACTGTGGCAAAAATACACTGCATTTTCTTCAGAATTCCTAAAACTGTATACCACCAGCAGCCAAACACAACAGTCACTTAGGGGTTGTTTACACAGAGCACCAATATTCATGTATGCTAAGGAGGTGTGATTTCTGAAGTGCAAAAACATTAATAGATCCGTGTAGACCCTCCTGACATGTATTAAAAGTTCTCTAGTGCACTCTAACATGTTTATACTATGTCACACTATGTTAAaaacacactagggaacttttaatacatgccagcagggtctacaaaGATCTATCTgtgcgctttagaaatcacacttgTGGTGCGCATTCCTGCTCTGTTTAGACTAGCCCTTAAGACTACACAAGAAGTACTGACCAGTATTACCTCAAATACACTCATTTTGAAGATTTAAGCTGTGTGAAAGAATgctacaaatgtttttaaaagctcaaCTTTATTTACCAAGTTACCAAACTGCAGTGAGCACAGATAAAACACAGAAGAGAGAAACCTGAGTGAATATGTGCTTTCCTGTAATTATTGCAGTTATAGCCCATGGTTAGTGTCTCCCAATGGCACCAACATAGGTGAAGCACAAAGTAATACCTATAGTTAAGGATGCATAAGCCTTACATTCTAAATAGCCatggggggtttgtttttttttaccctgaAGGCTAATATTTGGCAGATTTTCAAATCTGTTTTCTGCAGTGGAATTTTTGAGCAAAGAGTTCagttgtttcaaactgaaaagaGCATAAACCCCTGCATTAATccattaatataaaaaaaagacacttCTTTTAAACAGCTGTAGCACCCAAGTAGGAACTTGAAAATTTAGCAGGGAGAGAGGCCATCTAGTGTTCTTGTAAAATTTTGCAATTTATGTAAGTTCTAgaggtttgggtttgtttttaaaagaattttcctATGTACACAAATGATATCATCATGCGATCTCTTAACAGTTAACCAAAGATCTGTTTTTTTGAGAGAAAGAATAGGAACATCTGTAGTGAGTCCTGCATCCTTCCACACAATAAAGCATAGATacatatgaaagaagaaaaactgaagaAAGACTCCTTCGGAGCTAAGATATAGAAAGCTGTGCATGGACTGAGACAAGGGTCCTGCCTCTGACTGTACATATTGCACAATACTGGGTTTTAACGCTATCTGACAAAGAGTTGAACATGGTagaatttttgtttcttgtttttcttttaagaacactAGAAAATCCCATACATACTCTCCCTTACTTCCTCCCCAAAAAATTAAGTCTGCCAAGCTTACCTGGTTCATTGGTCATAGCTGACCAGGTTAGATACATTGTATAAACTGTGATCACTGAGGACTGCAACAAACCAGATCGTGGCTGAGACTCCTATATGCAAGAAACATGGAGAAAACGAAATAGGGCAACTGATAAAATGTCCACAGTTAAAATGTTAGCTAGAGAGATGCttctgggttaaaaaaaacaaatattcactGAACAACATAGCATACCTGGATCTTAGGCAGAATTGACATTACAGAGGCACCAATACACAGCAACATATTAACACTGATGAAGGCCTTATTTTCCGAGCAGTCTTCTGGATGAGTGTAATAAACATAAAACAAGACAACAGCAACCAGAGACAGCAGGTAATTTAGAGCCGTAGCTGACAGCAGAGCTGTGAAGGGagataaacagatagttaaatttgctttaaaaaagcaCACGTCATTAGCTTTAAAGAACATTTTATGATTGTATTGCCACATTAAGAATCAGATAAtgattatgtatcagaggggtagccgtgttagtctggatctgtaaaagcagcagagaatcctgtggcaccttatagactaacagacgttttggagcgtgagctttcgtgggtgaataccNNNNNNNNNNNNNNNNNNNNNNNNNNNNNNNNNNNNNNNNNNNNNNNNNNNNNNNNNNNNNNNNNNNNNNNNNNNNNNNNNNNNNNNNNNNNNNNNNNNNNNNNNNNNNNNNNNNNNNNNNNNNNNNNNNNNNNNNNNNNNNNNNNNNNNNNNNNNNNNNNNNNNNNNNNNNNNNNNNNNNNNNNNNNNNNNNNNNNNNNNNNNNNNNNNNNNNNNNNNNNNNNNNNNNNNNNNNNNNNNNNNNNNNNNNNNNNNNNNNNNNNNNNNNNNNNNNNNNNNNNNNNNNNNNNNNNNNNNNNNNNNNNNNNNNNNNNNNNNNNNNNNNNNNNNNNNNNNNNNNNNNNNNNNNNNNNNNNNNNNNNNNNNNNNNNNNNNNNNNNNNNNNNNNNNNNNNNNNNNNNNNNNNNNNNNNNNNNNNNNNNNNNNNNNNNNNNNNNNNNNNNNNNNNNNNNNNNNNNNNNNcatatatatacctgcccctggaaatttccactacctgcgtctgacgaagtgggtattcatccacgaaagctcacgctccaaaacgtctgttagtctataaggtgccacaggattctctgctgcttataatGATTATGGACACATTTAAAACACTGaaacttaaaaaatgttttaaacactTAAATTAGATACATTCTGTAGGGTAGGGATAATTGTTTACATAGTTTGAAAaggacctagcacaatgaggccccgATTCTGCCTGATGCCTCAAGGCGCTATCGTAAAGACAAATAGCGCTAGCAATGGGAAACTTGAGGCTTTAGTTATGCTCCAACACTTCAACTGGGTATTTGTACAAGCTTCTTTACCAAGGAGTTGGTTAAAGCAAGACAGGCAAACCTGCAGCAATGTatctaaatttaatttaatttagataACAGCACTGTCcccaaataaaatcaataaaatcTGGACCTGTGGAGAGGCATTTTTAAGCAGCTTATTTCTCAGAACACTTATTTAACACATCTTTTGTAGAATTATGTAGGCTTACAAGAATTTgttaaatcacattttcaaaaagcagACATGCCAGGCAAACAGAAAACTAGCCAACTAGGCCATTTTTGCCTCCTGAAATAAACTTAATCGTAAGTTTTATGATCAACTATTACAattgattactccagtgcagtgATTTTAACTGTCTCCTCTATTTTGCCCCACTCACCATACATACCCAAAGAGGAAAGGTCTTAAAGAAAAAATTAGGGATAattagagtgaccatatttccctatgctgaataaaGGACACCTGGTAAAAATTACTCATATTGAAGTGAGATCAACAATAATCAATCaaaactatgcagtacaaacattcaaattaacatcaagttgactgagcccctgttaaaaagaaatactatgtagttggatttttattttatttaccttaTCTTTAAGGCCTTAGGGGTCACACAGGGAGGggtaacccccacccccaacacacatggggagaggtgacacacccACACTCCCAGACACctcactggggcagaggggggggaCTGACAgacccaaccctccctgcccatcctccATAATACATCTGGGCCCATGGAACAGACCCACCTCTCCTGGGACCTGGCACCACATCTTCCTGAGGTGacaagttgggggggggggggaagaggatgaCGGCAGGGGGAGCAACAGTACCATGCAGATTCACATGCTCCTCTCCAGATTTCTGCTAGAGTTCataccagaatgtggccagcaacAGCCTTTTGACATTGTGCCTGAGGGAAGGgatgctgcttccagccacagaggaatgggggagggataacCTGGcctgtgtttgcagagctcatctcttcccactgctcccctctggctggaagcagcttgtcccttcctgcctgcataaaaatgggacatttcaTCACCCTAATGATAATGTTTATTATCAATAGGGAGCAGCTACAGCCTGCTTTATTTTTATAGTCACTAAACAGAACATTGAAGTATTGAAAGTCAAGGCTTATGAGTTAAAAAAAGCACTATGAAGTTTCATAGTTAACATTAACCTCTGCACCAATGTAGATTTCTTTTAGATTACATATGATTACTGAGAAATTTTTTGGTACCAGATAAAAACCCAGATATAGCATAAACAATAGGGCTGGAATATACGGAATGAATGAGAGAAAATGCTGTTTATGAAAGCAGAATCTCTTCTGTACATTACATTCATGGCAAAATGGCATATAGTACACTGGTACATCTCACCTCCACTGGGTTTTCAAAACGCACACCGAAATGGGAGAAAAATTCTGTTACCTGCATACCAACATCTTGAATTTCCTTCCTCCATTTTTTCAACCCAAGATTCATTCCAAGAGTGAGCAAAGTCAATAAGCAGGACCAGCTGAATAAGAATGAAGCAGAAGGCCCCAGCCATGCCGACATAAAACCACACTGTAAAGAAAAATCAGATGAAATCAATTCAGAGCAATGGAAGTTTTACCGCTCAATCTTAGGGGTTGGGGAAAAAACCAATAGTGAGAAAGAGGGTTTGCAGCTACATTTAAAgtagtttattttaaagtaagttATAACTGCATCAAATTCAATAAGATGTAATTCAATGTTATCTTACCAGTAGTAAAGGGTCCCTCTGGGATGAAAAAAGCTCCAACATTAATTGCTACTGCTATAGCAAATTTGAAGAACCAAAATCTAAAgaagaaatcaaaaacaaaaagacatcaAGGGATTTAGGGTAAAAAACTTTAATCTGCGTTTGTGCTCACATAACTGATGTATTTTATAAGCATTCAAAAGAGCACAACGTAGATGAAAGTTAATGATATGAAATCACAGGATTTAAAGTTTGCTTATTTTAGCTTTCATTTCAAATACATAATCTTTGCTTCCTTGTTTGTGCACATCTGAGAACTATATTCATTAACTGCTCTTGCAAAACACAGGCGATACTGCTCACTAAATTAAAATCTCTTTTGTAATGAGGCAAAGAGAAGCATCAAGAAGGGAAGAGTTTAGACTAGGCAGTTTTTGTTCTTAGTTCTGAGTGTATATACAAAGCTTCTGAGTGATGTCAGTTCAAACTCCTGTTCTCACACCCCACCCATAGTACCATGCAGTTGAATCTAGGATAGATAAATATtacaatgtttttaatttaaaaaaaaaaatccaattttattcctttttttaaggtttgtttttttttatttacacattGCTAGTTTTGGCGGGagtgtggggatgaggggttaaCACTGTCTTGCCATTTTATAATCTTAAATTGCTAAAGTGGATGTTTTGTACTTGTTTCCTAGAGTCCTAATCTCGACAGTTCTATTCTACCCCATAGGCTCCATGTTGGCGgcccactcctcccacccccaccagctcccattgacagtCTCCCTCTCTAGGCTCCTCATCCCAATTCCCCCCACCCTGTTTAGATTCCTTCGCCCAATCTCCCTGACCAACCAGTCCCAAGTGTCCCCTCACTCCACCTCGTGAAAGCTCTCTTTACCCAAAATGGCCCTTAGTTCCCTTCCCCTCTTCGCTCCCAGGACAGAAAGTCCCCCGGCTCTCAGTTTCTGTGCCAAGTACTGCAGTGGCCCACAACCAGCAATAGCAACTGTAGGGAGAGTTCTTCTCATCCCCTGCAaacatggaggggaggggagcatgctcagtgcagatggaatctgaAGTCTCTCCTGAGTGTACACAAGCAGATTTTTGAAAGGCTTGTAATTTAGCTATATTTTGGTATTTCTCCTCCACAGGTACAGCAAAAGGTACACCTAACCACAGAAAACTGTCCTCCAAATTTCAAGCCCCTACTCCAAAAGTAAAGAGGGACTAGATCTTCTCAACAAAATGGCTGTAACACATTGTTTGCCTCTGTGTGTGGATATTTCCCTAATCTTGTTCTCAGAACTGGCTGACCACTTTTGctaaatttcctttaaaaattcagcctcAGGTAAaaacccagcatggaaaatttcagtctgaaTAGTCAAAGCTGGGCAAAGTTATAAAATCCTGTCTCCAGTTTGTTATGATAGGAAGTGTTcagcaaccttaactataggtggTACTACCAGTTCCATCTAGAAAAAATTAATATAGCTCAAAAGA from Chelonoidis abingdonii isolate Lonesome George chromosome 3, CheloAbing_2.0, whole genome shotgun sequence includes the following:
- the SERINC1 gene encoding serine incorporator 1 codes for the protein MGSVLGLCSMASWIPCLCGSAPCLLCRCCPIGNNSTITRLIYAFILLLGVSVACVMLMPGMEEQLKKIPGFCDGGIGTTIPGVHGHVNCDVLVGYKAVYRVCFGMAMFFLLFSLLMIKVKSSSDPRAAVHNGFWFFKFAIAVAINVGAFFIPEGPFTTVWFYVGMAGAFCFILIQLVLLIDFAHSWNESWVEKMEEGNSRCWYAALLSATALNYLLSLVAVVLFYVYYTHPEDCSENKAFISVNMLLCIGASVMSILPKIQESQPRSGLLQSSVITVYTMYLTWSAMTNEPERKCNPSLLHIIGYNTTTIPSQGQVVQWWDAQGIVGLILFLLCVLYSSIRTSSNNQVNKLTLTNDESTLIEDGVPRGDGSLDDGDDSHRAVDNERDGVTYSYSFFHFMLFLASLYIMMTLTNWYSPDSSYETMISKWPSVWVKISSSWIGIVLYVWTLVAPLVLTNRDFD